One Xiphophorus hellerii strain 12219 chromosome 1, Xiphophorus_hellerii-4.1, whole genome shotgun sequence DNA segment encodes these proteins:
- the LOC116720896 gene encoding dual specificity protein phosphatase 7-like produces MSNARPSKSVEWLQLKLETGGTSLLLLDCRSHELYESSHIETAINLAMTGLMLRRFKKGNIPIQTVIPKHEDKEKFVRRCKTDTVVLYDESSADWQDSGSPATVLFLLLNKLREDGCKAYFLEGGFVKFHTEYPEHCETLLDSSCPSSSPPMPVLGFGGLRISSDCSDGESDREPSSATESEESPVPSNQPDFPVQILPYLYLGCAKDSSNLDVLGQYNITYILNVTPNLPNVFEHKSHFRYKKIPISDHWSQNLSQFFPEAISFIDEARSKRCGILVHCLAGISRSVTVTVAYLMQRLNLSLNDAYDFVKRKKSNISPNFNFMGQLLDFERTLGQHTPCDNRSTSEEQLFFTTPTNHNVFQLEST; encoded by the exons ATGTCTAACGCGAGGCCGAGTAAGAGTGTGGAATGGCTGCAGCTGAAGTTGGAGACCGGAGGCActtctctgctcctgctggACTGCCGCTCACACGAGCTGTATGAATCATCCCACATAGAGACCGCCATAAACCTGGCCATGACGGGGCTCATGCTGCGGAGGTTCAAGAAGGGCAACATCCCGATCCAGACCGTCATCCCCAAACACGAGGACAAGGAGAAGTTCGTAAGGCGGTGCAAGACGGACACGGTGGTCCTGTACGACGAGAGTTCCGCGGACTGGCAGGACAGCGGCTCCCCGGCCACTGTGTTGTTCCTGCTTCTTAACAAACTGCGAGAAGACGGCTGTAAAGCGTACTTTCTTGAAG GTGGTTTTGTGAAGTTCCACACAGAGTATCCAGAACACTGCGAGACCCTCCTGGACAGCTCCTGTCCGAGCTCCTCTCCCCCGATGCCCGTTCTAGGTTTCGGAGGTCTCCGGATCAGCTCGGACTGTTCAGACGGCGAATCTGATCGAGAACCCAGCAGCGCGACGGAATCAGAGGAGAGTCCCGTCCCCAGCAATCAGCCAGACTTTCCCGTCCAAATCCTACCTTACCTCTACCTGGGCTGTGCCAAAGACTCCAGCAACTTAGATGTGCTGGGCCAGTACAACATTACGTACATCCTGAACGTCACACCTAATCTGCCCAACGTGTTTGAGCACAAGAGCCACTTCAGATACAAGAAGATCCCTATTTCGGATCACTGGAGTCAAAACTTGTCCCAGTTCTTTCCAGAAGCTATATCATTTATTG ATGAGGCTCGATCTAAGCGCTGTGGCATCCTTGTCCACTGCCTGGCCGGCATCAGTCGCTCAGTCACAGTCACCGTGGCCTACCTGATGCAGAGGCTCAACCTGTCTCTAAATGACGCCTATGACtttgtgaagaggaagaagtCCAACATCTCACCAAACTTCAACTTCATGGGACAGCTCTTAGACTTTGAGAGGACGCTGGGGCAGCACACACCCTGCGACAACCGCTCTACCAGCGAAGAGCAGCTTTTCTTCACCACACCAACCAATCACAATGTGTTTCAGCTGGAGTCGACATGA